The Gemmata palustris genome includes a region encoding these proteins:
- a CDS encoding helicase-associated domain-containing protein, with the protein MTRAGQNHEARTAEQEFNRLTIDGLRPLVALLTPNPPKKKGELVAVLTRAVTDPARVRALYDQLDRITQLAVREATHDPNGHYSRTRFVAKYGREVAWYEPTAERKSSWYDPRRDPTHAVLFFPNYDYLPADVRAILLKFVPAPDPFQMRTCAEPPTERTLLWPRWSEKSSNETVPIRVRETAREAEADLPAVLRLIDAGKVRVTDKKHVPTEATRKAITGVLAGGDFYTPGDADKHDGDPAHDLTIKAFAWPMLVQTAGLAEKRGDALKLTPAGRSALNKPAAELLDGVWAAWQKTHLIDEFARIDVIKGQGRADFTAVATRRKAVLNVLKDCPPGEWVAVEDFWRLMRGTGRGFTLVGERDSWELYLFEQEYGSLGYEDAHAWEQLQGRFILAFLFEIAATIGVLDVAYIPPQGARNDFRERWGVDDLSCFSRYDGLLYFRINPLGAWCLGLVEEYQPAAPQKTDALRVLANLDVVATRPPAAADRLVLERFAEETSPAVWKLSAAKILGVVEQGGRVEELRGFLSERSVGGVPAAVETFLSDLHHKAGQLKDGGPARLIECATEHVAAELANDRQLKGKCVLAGDRLIVVREVDLPAVRKSIRKLGFVWPLAGE; encoded by the coding sequence ATGACGCGAGCCGGGCAGAATCACGAAGCGCGAACCGCGGAACAGGAGTTCAACCGGCTGACAATTGACGGCTTACGACCGCTGGTCGCGCTCCTTACGCCGAACCCGCCGAAGAAGAAGGGCGAACTCGTTGCCGTCTTGACGCGGGCGGTGACCGATCCGGCCCGCGTGCGCGCCCTCTACGACCAACTCGACCGCATCACTCAACTCGCGGTCCGCGAAGCGACCCACGACCCGAACGGACACTATTCGCGCACTCGCTTCGTGGCCAAGTACGGCCGCGAGGTGGCCTGGTACGAACCCACGGCCGAGCGCAAATCGAGTTGGTACGACCCGCGCCGCGATCCGACCCACGCGGTCCTGTTTTTCCCCAACTACGATTACCTGCCCGCGGACGTGCGCGCGATTTTGCTCAAGTTCGTTCCGGCCCCGGACCCGTTCCAGATGCGAACCTGCGCCGAACCGCCGACCGAACGGACGCTCCTCTGGCCGCGCTGGTCCGAGAAATCCTCGAACGAAACGGTACCGATCCGCGTGCGAGAAACGGCCCGCGAAGCCGAAGCGGACCTGCCCGCGGTACTCCGGCTGATCGACGCCGGCAAGGTTCGGGTAACGGACAAGAAGCACGTCCCGACCGAGGCGACCCGCAAAGCGATAACCGGCGTGCTGGCGGGTGGGGACTTCTATACCCCCGGGGACGCGGACAAACACGACGGCGACCCGGCTCACGACTTGACCATCAAAGCGTTCGCGTGGCCGATGCTGGTGCAGACCGCGGGGCTCGCTGAGAAGCGCGGCGATGCGCTGAAGCTCACTCCGGCCGGGCGCAGCGCTCTGAACAAACCCGCGGCCGAACTGTTGGACGGGGTCTGGGCCGCGTGGCAGAAAACGCACCTGATCGACGAGTTCGCGCGGATCGACGTGATTAAGGGACAGGGGCGGGCCGACTTCACCGCGGTCGCGACCCGGCGCAAGGCCGTGCTCAATGTGTTGAAGGACTGTCCACCGGGCGAGTGGGTCGCGGTCGAGGACTTTTGGCGCCTCATGCGGGGGACCGGGCGCGGGTTTACACTCGTTGGGGAACGGGATTCCTGGGAACTGTACCTCTTCGAGCAGGAGTACGGCAGCCTCGGGTACGAGGACGCGCACGCCTGGGAGCAACTCCAGGGGCGATTCATCCTCGCGTTCCTGTTCGAGATCGCCGCGACCATCGGGGTACTCGATGTGGCGTACATCCCGCCCCAAGGTGCCCGAAACGATTTCAGGGAGCGCTGGGGCGTCGACGATCTATCGTGTTTCAGCCGGTACGACGGGTTGCTGTACTTCCGCATCAATCCGCTCGGGGCGTGGTGCCTGGGACTCGTCGAAGAGTACCAACCCGCCGCCCCGCAAAAGACGGATGCGCTCCGCGTTCTGGCGAACCTGGACGTGGTCGCGACGCGCCCACCTGCGGCCGCGGACCGGCTGGTGCTGGAGCGATTTGCGGAGGAAACGTCCCCCGCGGTCTGGAAACTGTCCGCGGCGAAAATCCTCGGTGTGGTCGAACAGGGCGGGCGGGTCGAAGAGTTGCGCGGGTTCCTGTCAGAGCGATCGGTGGGCGGCGTACCCGCCGCGGTCGAGACGTTTCTGAGCGACCTCCACCACAAAGCCGGGCAACTGAAGGACGGCGGACCGGCCCGGCTGATCGAGTGCGCGACCGAACACGTGGCGGCGGAACTGGCGAACGATCGGCAGTTGAAAGGGAAGTGCGTACTGGCGGGGGATCGGCTGATAGTCGTCCGAGAGGTCGATCTCCCGGCCGTGCGAAAATCGATTCGCAAACTCGGGTTCGTTTGGCCCCTCGCGGGCGAGTAG
- a CDS encoding RsmE family RNA methyltransferase has translation MADRFYTPDPLGPGEFVLTGPEAHHLTAVRRFAEGDEVVLFNGDGHEYPARVLSAGKKTVALSVLAPVAADRELGFPLVVGSALPKSDRADFLVEKLTELGATRFVPLLTTRAVVQPKASVVEKFSRAVIEASKQCGRNQLMLVDAPQKWDDFVARPDLPGPRVVLHTGPGLGRVGSGGGTIAVGPEGGFTPSEVDRARENGWLVLSLGSRVLRVETAVLAAAALLGERSV, from the coding sequence GTGGCCGACCGTTTTTACACGCCCGATCCGCTCGGACCGGGCGAGTTCGTTCTGACCGGTCCCGAGGCGCATCACCTCACTGCCGTCCGCCGGTTCGCGGAGGGCGACGAGGTCGTTCTGTTCAACGGCGACGGTCACGAGTACCCCGCGCGAGTTCTCAGTGCCGGAAAGAAAACGGTCGCGCTCTCGGTTCTTGCGCCGGTGGCCGCGGATCGCGAGCTCGGGTTCCCGCTCGTGGTCGGGTCCGCGCTCCCCAAAAGTGATCGTGCCGACTTCCTCGTCGAGAAACTCACCGAACTCGGGGCCACGCGCTTCGTTCCCCTTCTAACCACGCGCGCCGTCGTACAACCGAAGGCGTCGGTAGTCGAGAAGTTCTCACGCGCGGTGATCGAAGCGAGTAAGCAGTGCGGGCGCAACCAGTTGATGCTCGTTGATGCGCCTCAAAAGTGGGACGACTTCGTCGCACGCCCGGATTTACCCGGTCCGCGTGTGGTGCTCCACACCGGCCCCGGTTTGGGGCGCGTGGGTTCGGGTGGCGGCACGATCGCAGTCGGCCCAGAAGGGGGATTCACACCCTCCGAAGTGGACCGCGCCCGTGAAAACGGGTGGCTAGTGCTGAGCTTGGGCTCGCGCGTACTGCGAGTGGAAACGGCGGTGCTTGCCGCAGCAGCCCTTCTGGGCGAACGGTCGGTATGA
- a CDS encoding phosphopantothenoylcysteine decarboxylase domain-containing protein, producing MNILVTAGNTQTPVDRVRCITNIFSGRTGAQVTASAFDRGHTVTLLTSHPEVLSAIPATRERVAPQWCVRAYRTFDDLDALMKAEIRTGSYDVVIHAAAVSDYHVAGVFTHRDGQFEDATAGKVKSSHPELWLKLTPAPKLIDKVRAEWEFAGKLVKFKLEVGVSPAELEEIAERSRVHSRADLMVANTLEGMHDWALIGAGPNRYQHVARAELAAHLLAAVESLPQSANDSVTV from the coding sequence ATGAACATCCTCGTCACGGCCGGGAACACGCAGACTCCTGTGGATCGCGTGCGGTGTATTACGAACATCTTCTCGGGACGCACCGGGGCTCAAGTCACTGCGAGTGCGTTTGATCGCGGACACACCGTGACGCTACTCACATCGCACCCGGAAGTTCTCAGCGCGATCCCCGCAACGCGCGAGCGCGTGGCGCCGCAGTGGTGCGTGCGGGCGTACCGCACGTTCGACGATCTCGACGCGCTCATGAAGGCCGAGATTAGGACCGGAAGTTACGATGTGGTCATTCACGCGGCCGCCGTAAGTGACTACCACGTTGCGGGCGTCTTCACGCACCGGGACGGGCAATTCGAAGACGCGACCGCCGGGAAGGTGAAGAGCTCGCACCCCGAGTTGTGGCTCAAACTTACCCCCGCACCGAAACTAATCGACAAAGTGCGCGCGGAGTGGGAGTTCGCCGGGAAACTGGTGAAGTTCAAACTCGAAGTCGGCGTTTCGCCCGCGGAACTGGAAGAGATCGCGGAACGCTCGCGGGTGCATTCGCGCGCCGACCTGATGGTCGCGAACACGCTAGAGGGAATGCACGATTGGGCACTCATCGGCGCCGGCCCCAACAGGTACCAGCACGTTGCACGGGCGGAACTCGCGGCTCATTTGCTCGCGGCCGTAGAATCGCTCCCCCAGTCGGCGAATGATAGCGTAACGGTCTGA
- a CDS encoding SET domain-containing protein produces MQLASYRSPKTVVRESGIVGRGLFATEPIARDEIVCVKGGHLLDKASLERHKAVVNDADMQIADDLFLAPVTTEEFESVMMFLNHSCEPNVGVQGQIVFVAMRDVVTGEELMLDYATIDHDAEPMRCRCGAPACRGLVTGRDWQLPALQRKYEGYFAWHLQRRMRTGL; encoded by the coding sequence ATGCAGCTCGCGTCCTATCGGTCGCCGAAAACCGTTGTCAGGGAAAGCGGAATCGTCGGTCGCGGGCTGTTCGCAACCGAGCCAATCGCCCGCGATGAGATCGTGTGTGTAAAGGGCGGCCACCTGCTCGATAAGGCGAGTCTGGAGCGGCACAAGGCGGTCGTAAACGACGCCGACATGCAGATTGCCGACGACCTGTTCCTCGCCCCGGTGACGACCGAAGAGTTCGAGTCGGTGATGATGTTCTTGAACCACTCGTGTGAACCGAACGTGGGCGTGCAGGGGCAAATCGTGTTCGTCGCCATGCGAGACGTCGTTACAGGCGAAGAATTAATGCTGGATTACGCCACGATCGACCATGACGCCGAACCGATGCGCTGTCGCTGCGGCGCGCCGGCCTGTCGCGGACTGGTGACCGGCCGGGACTGGCAACTCCCCGCCCTCCAGCGAAAATACGAGGGCTACTTCGCGTGGCACTTACAGCGGAGGATGCGAACCGGGCTGTAA
- a CDS encoding GIDE domain-containing protein, giving the protein MPDLRARRDPELASARADLRRVLSLAEVRRTAEPPISGSARPAQLHKALEVRNHFLGDGLKGIFISHTPSHAERLTVNDSSNVPLLIAGFFLLFGMVAFSLCLFFFLRNRAKIISIESAEAVDVGDLDDGYWKTSGRVVAMEEPLVSPMTRTECVFFLFRVEELKTRTVSTYDHQSRGRRTGTRTETYWETVVTDRQAIVCAVKDRTGSARIELSDAETVFSPSAHSTSGTFQNCPERLQRTLSKRYGFATKGLIFNKGLRYTETVIEEGDKLFVIGDVEIGRGGAPVFVRGDKPFIVSDRSEAKLLAHFRTRATWSLVGAVLVGVLTPVLAALPVLMTKSQPGRNDANPLAAPRDGRADPGRPPQNNPVVPGPNNLPRPPQNNPLPPAPGANNPRPDPITQALTELRSPDPLARARGAVALVNTVPEPARRDEVLSALRPVTTDADFHARTWALKAVEAWEKPGPTAERPNPVQEGHHYRQDPIKELPAVAVPWTAALDPLPAPPGAPGKAWPVIPLGFLHKTVRFPALPSSFVAVNPKQPTGQPEVEGLTQVYNLQTGRATGKPFVAKVALGERFALASDGGYLAGRVTGGPSEATIEVIESATGRSVRRIEAGRGKDFAFPIGFVGADRLLTMTHEGRFPDAGEKTEYKVWDVRTGDVLSEFSFDLVYHTKWAGLSCGGRYLVFQEARTVIGQRLVVFDLTTGKVAGDVMLQPKSEPFGQAAGIVFSPDGKEFAMLWRLGKKPDLWGQVLVFDAATGTRLATHKLGYEMKNFDSLWSEGGPDCIQWVPDGSGWLICGHLLVDRKTGGVTGRIGAEPKWHGEMPPRRFVGPGLVTTTVTSGLDTGLTLEPVRSGGR; this is encoded by the coding sequence ATGCCCGATCTTCGCGCCCGAAGAGATCCAGAACTCGCGAGTGCCCGGGCCGATCTGCGGCGGGTGCTGTCGTTGGCCGAGGTGCGCCGAACCGCCGAACCGCCGATCAGCGGTAGCGCCCGCCCCGCGCAACTTCACAAGGCGCTGGAGGTGCGAAATCACTTTCTCGGCGACGGTCTGAAGGGTATATTTATTTCCCACACTCCGTCCCACGCAGAGCGATTAACTGTGAATGACAGTAGCAACGTCCCGCTACTCATCGCGGGTTTCTTCCTCCTGTTTGGCATGGTCGCGTTCAGCCTTTGCCTCTTCTTCTTCTTGCGAAATCGGGCGAAGATCATCAGCATCGAGTCGGCCGAGGCGGTCGACGTCGGCGACCTCGACGACGGTTACTGGAAGACGTCCGGGCGCGTGGTCGCGATGGAGGAGCCGCTCGTCAGCCCGATGACCCGGACCGAGTGCGTGTTCTTCCTCTTTCGCGTGGAGGAACTCAAGACGCGGACCGTCTCGACCTACGACCACCAGAGCCGGGGCCGGAGGACGGGCACCCGCACCGAAACGTACTGGGAAACGGTCGTCACCGATCGGCAGGCGATCGTGTGCGCGGTCAAGGACCGGACCGGCTCGGCGCGGATCGAACTGTCGGACGCGGAAACGGTCTTCTCCCCGTCGGCCCACTCCACGTCTGGTACGTTTCAGAACTGCCCGGAGCGCCTCCAGCGGACCCTCTCCAAGCGGTACGGGTTCGCGACCAAGGGGCTCATCTTTAACAAGGGGCTGCGCTACACCGAGACGGTGATCGAGGAGGGGGACAAGCTGTTCGTGATCGGGGACGTCGAGATCGGGCGCGGCGGCGCGCCGGTGTTCGTCCGCGGGGACAAGCCGTTCATCGTGTCCGACCGGAGCGAGGCCAAGCTGCTCGCGCACTTTCGGACCCGGGCCACCTGGAGCCTCGTCGGGGCCGTTCTGGTGGGCGTCCTCACCCCGGTGCTCGCCGCGCTACCGGTCCTGATGACCAAATCGCAACCGGGCCGAAATGACGCGAACCCGCTCGCCGCGCCCCGGGACGGGCGCGCCGATCCGGGCCGCCCCCCGCAGAACAACCCCGTTGTCCCCGGACCGAACAACCTCCCGCGGCCCCCGCAGAACAACCCCCTCCCTCCGGCCCCCGGCGCCAACAATCCCCGCCCGGACCCGATCACCCAGGCTCTCACCGAGCTCCGGTCCCCGGACCCGCTCGCGCGGGCGCGAGGGGCCGTGGCCCTGGTGAACACCGTGCCCGAACCGGCCCGCCGGGACGAGGTGTTGAGCGCCCTGCGACCGGTGACGACCGACGCGGACTTTCACGCCCGGACCTGGGCCCTCAAGGCGGTCGAGGCCTGGGAGAAGCCCGGCCCGACCGCGGAGCGGCCGAACCCGGTTCAGGAGGGGCACCACTACCGGCAAGATCCGATCAAAGAGCTGCCCGCCGTGGCGGTCCCGTGGACGGCCGCCCTCGACCCGCTGCCCGCGCCCCCGGGCGCTCCGGGCAAGGCGTGGCCCGTCATCCCACTCGGGTTCTTGCACAAGACGGTCCGCTTCCCGGCGCTCCCGAGTTCGTTCGTCGCCGTGAACCCGAAGCAACCCACGGGGCAACCGGAGGTGGAAGGGCTGACGCAGGTCTACAATTTGCAAACGGGGCGCGCGACCGGCAAACCGTTCGTGGCCAAAGTTGCCCTCGGGGAGCGGTTCGCGCTCGCGTCGGACGGAGGGTACCTGGCGGGCCGGGTGACGGGCGGGCCGTCCGAGGCCACGATCGAGGTCATCGAGTCCGCGACCGGGCGCTCCGTCCGGCGGATCGAGGCCGGGCGCGGGAAGGACTTTGCCTTCCCGATCGGCTTCGTCGGTGCCGATCGGCTGCTGACCATGACCCACGAGGGCCGGTTCCCGGACGCGGGCGAGAAGACCGAGTACAAGGTGTGGGACGTCCGAACCGGTGACGTCTTGTCGGAGTTCTCGTTCGACCTCGTGTACCACACCAAGTGGGCCGGGCTGAGCTGCGGGGGCCGGTACCTGGTCTTCCAGGAGGCGCGGACGGTGATCGGCCAGCGCCTGGTGGTCTTCGATCTCACCACCGGAAAGGTCGCCGGGGACGTCATGCTCCAGCCCAAGAGCGAACCATTCGGCCAAGCGGCCGGCATCGTATTTTCCCCGGACGGGAAGGAGTTCGCGATGCTGTGGCGGCTGGGCAAGAAACCGGACCTGTGGGGCCAAGTGTTGGTGTTCGATGCGGCGACCGGCACGCGCCTGGCCACGCACAAGCTCGGGTACGAGATGAAGAACTTCGACTCGCTCTGGTCCGAGGGCGGGCCGGACTGCATCCAGTGGGTGCCGGACGGGTCGGGTTGGTTGATCTGCGGGCACCTTCTGGTGGACCGAAAGACGGGCGGGGTAACGGGCCGCATCGGGGCCGAACCGAAGTGGCACGGAGAAATGCCGCCGCGGCGCTTCGTCGGCCCGGGGCTCGTGACGACGACCGTCACGAGCGGCCTGGACACGGGGTTGACGCTGGAACCCGTGCGGTCCGGCGGGCGCTGA
- a CDS encoding prenyltransferase/squalene oxidase repeat-containing protein, whose amino-acid sequence MPRSWLLATLMAGVVGGVIAVPTPKTALAADEKKDKDQKKSIESAIDKGLEYLKKTQAQDGHWEAQGGQYPTTMTALAGMAFLMEGSTLKEGKYSDQVKKAVDWFLAPARQQANGMLGDVRNPTESTRYMYGQGFGTMFLASVYGEEEDKEQRDKLEKLLKKAVEFICKAQTLKKHKKAEGKDLDIGGWGYVSAADGGNFDEGSVTITALQGLRAARNAGIPVPKENIDKAVNYLEACTTTDGGIIYNYTGGVAGRGQGRPPLTAAAICCGFSAGQYKGELPKRWLKYCKDNEGTFLAKGRQAHDEYQTYYFGQAMYALGDEKYGEMFPDQKEKDKWLSWARFKDVYFSQILDNQDKTSGAWTAGGIGPVYTTSINLCLLQLEKGILPIYQR is encoded by the coding sequence ATGCCCCGCAGTTGGTTGCTCGCGACCCTGATGGCCGGTGTGGTGGGCGGCGTGATCGCTGTTCCCACTCCTAAAACTGCGCTCGCCGCCGACGAGAAAAAGGACAAGGACCAGAAGAAGTCGATCGAGTCGGCGATCGACAAGGGGCTCGAGTACCTGAAGAAGACCCAGGCTCAAGACGGTCACTGGGAAGCACAGGGCGGCCAGTACCCGACGACCATGACCGCACTCGCGGGGATGGCGTTCCTGATGGAAGGCAGCACCCTCAAAGAGGGCAAGTATTCCGATCAGGTGAAGAAGGCCGTGGACTGGTTCCTCGCGCCGGCGCGCCAGCAGGCCAACGGGATGCTCGGCGACGTCCGCAACCCCACCGAATCGACGCGGTACATGTACGGTCAGGGGTTCGGCACGATGTTCCTGGCCAGCGTGTACGGCGAGGAAGAGGACAAGGAACAGCGCGACAAGCTCGAGAAACTGCTCAAGAAGGCCGTCGAGTTCATCTGCAAGGCCCAGACCCTCAAGAAGCACAAGAAGGCCGAAGGTAAGGACTTGGACATCGGCGGGTGGGGGTACGTGAGCGCGGCCGACGGCGGGAACTTCGACGAGGGCTCGGTGACCATCACCGCGCTCCAGGGACTCCGGGCCGCGCGCAACGCGGGCATCCCGGTCCCCAAGGAGAACATCGACAAGGCCGTGAACTACCTCGAGGCCTGCACCACCACTGATGGCGGCATCATCTACAACTACACCGGTGGCGTCGCGGGCCGCGGACAGGGGCGCCCGCCGCTGACGGCTGCAGCGATCTGCTGCGGGTTCAGCGCCGGGCAGTACAAGGGCGAACTCCCCAAGCGCTGGTTGAAGTATTGCAAGGACAACGAGGGCACGTTCCTGGCGAAGGGGCGCCAGGCCCACGACGAGTACCAGACGTACTACTTCGGCCAGGCCATGTACGCGCTCGGGGACGAGAAGTACGGGGAGATGTTCCCGGACCAGAAGGAAAAGGACAAGTGGCTCAGTTGGGCGCGGTTCAAGGACGTCTACTTCTCGCAGATCCTCGACAACCAGGATAAGACCAGCGGCGCCTGGACCGCGGGCGGCATCGGGCCGGTTTACACGACGAGCATCAACCTGTGTTTGCTCCAGTTGGAGAAGGGCATTCTGCCCATCTACCAGCGCTAA
- a CDS encoding DUF1559 domain-containing protein — protein sequence MRLGTKTARGFTLIELLVVIAIIAILIGLLLPAVQKVREAAARMKCSNNLKQIGLAYHNHESTFGYFPTAGGRWWDPANGPIPAKSAVSPPALDLTTQLAGWQFQLLPYIEQTNLWKLSPVSNSAADQTLGRNAAIDKVVVATYSCPSRGLQPYSSLNESGRMIFRADYVSSYGTSYEYDNPHNGMDVDNFEGRLTVTGVTDGTSNTLMVGEKYIPINRYQSDDWGSDPITRGHGWGVCRRTWDLPVPDNIGQRDTSTTWNYGANERFGSAHQTGMNAVFADGSVKHLRYNMDVNAYRAIGTRNGSEVVPGDL from the coding sequence ATGCGCCTGGGGACCAAAACAGCCCGCGGGTTCACATTAATCGAGTTGCTGGTGGTGATCGCGATCATCGCGATTCTGATCGGGCTCCTCTTGCCCGCGGTCCAGAAGGTCCGCGAAGCCGCGGCCCGAATGAAGTGTTCCAACAACCTCAAACAGATCGGGCTGGCGTACCACAACCACGAGAGCACGTTCGGGTACTTCCCGACGGCCGGTGGGCGGTGGTGGGACCCGGCCAACGGCCCGATCCCGGCCAAGTCCGCGGTCAGCCCGCCGGCCCTCGACCTGACGACCCAGTTGGCCGGGTGGCAGTTCCAACTCCTCCCCTACATCGAGCAGACGAACCTCTGGAAATTGTCGCCGGTGTCGAATTCGGCGGCCGACCAGACCCTCGGCCGCAACGCCGCAATTGACAAGGTCGTGGTCGCGACGTACTCCTGCCCGAGCCGCGGGCTGCAGCCGTACTCCAGTCTGAACGAGTCCGGCCGGATGATCTTCCGGGCCGACTACGTGAGCAGCTACGGCACGTCATACGAGTACGACAACCCGCACAACGGGATGGACGTCGACAACTTCGAGGGGCGGCTGACCGTTACCGGAGTAACGGACGGGACGTCGAACACGCTCATGGTCGGCGAGAAGTACATCCCGATCAACCGGTACCAGAGCGACGACTGGGGGAGCGACCCGATCACCCGGGGGCACGGGTGGGGCGTGTGCCGGCGCACCTGGGACCTGCCGGTCCCGGACAACATCGGGCAGCGCGACACCTCGACCACCTGGAACTACGGGGCCAACGAGCGCTTCGGATCGGCCCACCAGACCGGTATGAACGCCGTGTTCGCCGACGGCTCGGTCAAGCACCTCCGGTACAACATGGACGTGAACGCGTACCGGGCGATCGGCACCCGTAACGGCAGTGAGGTGGTACCGGGCGACCTGTGA